Proteins encoded together in one Pontiella desulfatans window:
- a CDS encoding ATP-binding protein, translating into MDREIRTFAESSLHGARPPEHWQDFDKSLNFIYGDTSATRMALLVLGMDDGIQFKSKNAPKELATLPRPKPPEQRMEPRPGIDEHFNTRLDRNQDGRVSFEEFDGPPHVFFETDRNNDGYLDRDEAEEIGSPPRGRFRRNGAPETPTFTQAFLTMETDSGNWRVGTFSDPNLTVHVAMDMVEFYSDINRFRTAFMIAVPLGLILMGIAGWFMAGRAMQPVAAIADTAEGITAKDLGKRIPMVGNDIELERLVTVSNNMLDRLQKSYNQAVRFSADAAHELQTPLTILQGELDNAIQSSEDGSTEQQNYSMLLDELRNLKAVVQKLLLLAHADEGRLNINPQSTDLGDLIESAVEDIEIMAPGLEIEKSIEEGIIVSADPALLNQTIRNMISNAAKYATGNGRVVFGLKQDAGSALFTLANTAPPIPDEDQPLLFDRFHRVDKARTTTGSGLGLSLAREIARAHGGDLVLAPYNDGMVSFTLTLPVHPGR; encoded by the coding sequence ATGGATCGGGAAATCCGCACGTTCGCGGAATCGTCGTTGCATGGGGCCCGGCCGCCCGAGCATTGGCAGGATTTCGACAAGTCGCTGAACTTCATCTATGGCGACACCAGCGCTACGCGCATGGCCTTGCTCGTCCTCGGCATGGATGACGGCATCCAGTTCAAGTCCAAAAACGCGCCGAAGGAGCTGGCTACCCTGCCGCGGCCCAAACCTCCCGAGCAACGAATGGAACCACGCCCCGGCATTGACGAACATTTCAACACCCGGCTCGACCGGAACCAAGACGGTCGTGTTTCCTTCGAGGAGTTCGATGGCCCGCCGCACGTCTTCTTCGAAACCGACCGGAACAATGATGGATACCTGGACCGGGATGAAGCCGAGGAAATCGGCTCCCCGCCGAGGGGCAGGTTCCGTCGCAATGGCGCACCGGAAACCCCCACCTTCACCCAGGCGTTCCTGACCATGGAAACCGATTCCGGGAACTGGCGCGTCGGGACGTTCAGCGATCCCAATCTCACGGTGCATGTGGCGATGGACATGGTCGAGTTTTATTCGGACATCAACCGCTTCAGGACCGCGTTCATGATTGCCGTCCCGCTCGGATTGATTCTGATGGGCATCGCGGGCTGGTTCATGGCAGGCCGAGCCATGCAACCCGTCGCCGCCATTGCCGACACGGCGGAAGGCATCACGGCCAAAGACCTCGGCAAGCGTATCCCGATGGTTGGAAACGACATCGAGCTCGAACGCCTCGTGACGGTTTCCAACAACATGCTCGACCGCTTGCAGAAGAGCTATAACCAGGCGGTGCGCTTCAGTGCCGATGCTGCGCACGAGTTGCAAACGCCGCTCACCATTCTCCAGGGCGAGCTCGACAACGCCATCCAAAGTTCGGAAGACGGTTCCACCGAGCAGCAGAACTACAGCATGCTGCTCGATGAACTGCGCAACCTGAAGGCCGTAGTGCAAAAGTTGCTCCTGCTCGCCCATGCCGACGAAGGCCGGCTCAACATCAACCCACAATCCACCGACCTTGGGGATCTGATTGAAAGCGCGGTGGAGGACATTGAAATCATGGCGCCCGGTCTGGAAATCGAGAAGAGCATCGAAGAAGGGATCATTGTTTCCGCCGATCCCGCCCTGCTCAACCAAACGATCCGGAACATGATCTCGAACGCGGCCAAGTATGCCACGGGGAACGGGCGGGTGGTGTTTGGGCTCAAACAGGATGCCGGCTCGGCGCTCTTCACCCTGGCCAACACCGCGCCTCCGATTCCGGATGAAGACCAACCCTTGTTGTTCGACCGCTTCCACCGCGTTGACAAGGCGCGCACCACCACAGGCTCCGGCCTTGGCCTAAGCCTGGCCCGCGAGATTGCCCGCGCCCACGGCGGCGACCTCGTGCTTGCCCCCTACAACGATGGCATGGTCTCGTTCACGCTGACCCTCCCGGTCCACCCCGGCCGCTAG
- a CDS encoding response regulator transcription factor, whose protein sequence is MKVLIVEDDRKIASFVQKGLKEQGYVVDACHDGDEGYDLASGESYDVILLDIMLPGRDGLSILRTLREEKNTVPVILLTARSGLDERVEGLNMGADDYLPKPFFMEELIARIIAVSRRASGDQLSVLHHGDLELNLITRVVKSGGETPELTSREFNLLELLMRSPGRVYSRTQLLEHVWGYDFDPQTNVVDVYIRRVRGKIDSPDTPSLIETVRGVGYRFKAEG, encoded by the coding sequence ATGAAAGTATTAATTGTTGAGGACGACCGCAAGATTGCCTCCTTCGTGCAGAAGGGGCTGAAGGAACAGGGCTACGTGGTCGATGCATGCCATGATGGGGACGAGGGGTATGACCTCGCATCGGGTGAATCGTATGATGTGATCCTGCTCGACATCATGTTGCCGGGCCGCGATGGGCTCAGCATCCTGCGCACCCTGCGCGAGGAAAAGAACACGGTCCCCGTCATTTTGCTCACCGCCCGCAGTGGCCTCGACGAACGGGTCGAAGGGCTCAACATGGGCGCGGACGACTATCTTCCGAAACCCTTCTTCATGGAGGAGCTCATCGCCCGGATCATTGCCGTAAGCCGCCGCGCCTCGGGAGACCAGCTCAGCGTCCTGCACCACGGCGACCTGGAGCTCAACCTGATTACCCGCGTGGTCAAGAGCGGAGGCGAAACGCCCGAGCTGACCAGCCGCGAATTCAACCTGCTCGAACTCCTGATGCGTTCGCCCGGGCGGGTCTATTCCCGCACCCAGTTGCTCGAGCACGTCTGGGGCTACGACTTTGATCCCCAGACCAACGTGGTCGATGTCTACATCCGCCGCGTCCGCGGCAAGATCGATTCGCCCGACACCCCTTCCCTCATCGAAACCGTCCGTGGTGTCGGCTACCGGTTCAAGGCGGAAGGATAG
- a CDS encoding 4Fe-4S dicluster domain-containing protein — MPRLVIFVCSNGQHPKGKTELIMGIERIDGCTGCGTCVPTCPTDVLRMNAKTKKAEIRYPQDCQVCRLCQQYCPVDAITISDGRAIPAITAWG; from the coding sequence ATGCCGCGCCTTGTCATCTTCGTCTGTTCCAATGGGCAGCATCCTAAGGGAAAAACGGAGCTGATTATGGGAATTGAACGAATCGATGGATGTACCGGCTGCGGGACCTGTGTTCCAACATGTCCGACCGATGTATTGCGAATGAATGCCAAAACAAAAAAAGCCGAGATCCGCTATCCGCAGGATTGCCAGGTCTGCCGCCTCTGCCAGCAATACTGCCCGGTGGATGCCATAACCATTTCGGACGGAAGAGCCATTCCGGCCATAACCGCATGGGGATAA
- a CDS encoding rhodanese-like domain-containing protein, which translates to MGFLSNFFKSFAAPDVDLKKLMDEGARVLDVRSPAEYANGHIEGSINIPHTNIKESVGKVVPAKDALIIVYCHSGARAAVARGVLEKMGYTRVTNGRTYHHMLHQLSH; encoded by the coding sequence ATGGGTTTTTTATCCAATTTTTTCAAGAGTTTCGCCGCTCCCGACGTGGATCTCAAAAAGCTGATGGATGAAGGTGCGCGCGTGCTCGATGTGCGCAGCCCGGCGGAATATGCCAATGGCCACATTGAGGGTTCCATTAATATTCCGCATACCAACATCAAAGAAAGCGTCGGGAAGGTGGTGCCTGCAAAAGATGCCCTGATCATCGTCTACTGCCACAGCGGCGCCCGGGCGGCCGTTGCACGCGGCGTGCTTGAAAAAATGGGCTACACCCGGGTAACCAACGGACGAACCTATCACCACATGCTTCACCAGCTCAGCCATTAG
- a CDS encoding FAD-dependent oxidoreductase, producing MNPLSTTFKRRGFMGAVGGSCAVIGAAALAQQEKPSQGGGRPPMPSGQRSQPKKNAVEGKMNQVTTDVLVVGGGMAGVFAAVKAHDNGAQVLLVDKGAVGRSGQTPFARGIFRFDEKDGISRADYLRQTAEAAEQMNNPVYTELLLDQSATVVDELESWGFFKEATYAKAMNHPLRERNIPVIERVVLTHLLEDGGKVVGAMGLFIDKNESIAIHAKSVILCTGASGFKPTGWQIGSLTSDGDAMAYRIGAEISGKEWVDGHGMTNFGLEGLPKTTCATTQEIRGMLGVEQNIEVEKSGPSTGGMMGPPPGGGGHGGDRRGPPPGGERMAGGPGGPPGGSRKGGGPPGGGSGKGPTMSGGVSAGMSQHKAEGLFPQDDKCSSNIPGLYAAGDSLCSMQNGGIYTQVGSSLAGSGAQGALAGKAAADYAKGRELVKASDAVLKTVNTEIYAPYLRQGGFSPQWVTQTLQSVMIPNFILYVKDEARMLAALTYIEYLRDHQVPLLMADDLHELRQCHETANMVLNAEMKLRASLMRTESRGSHYREDYPERNDNDWLCWIKIRQAADGGMELLKHPV from the coding sequence ATGAATCCGCTTAGCACCACGTTCAAGCGCCGGGGCTTCATGGGAGCCGTCGGCGGTTCTTGCGCCGTCATCGGCGCCGCCGCCCTCGCGCAACAGGAAAAACCGTCGCAGGGCGGGGGACGTCCACCGATGCCCTCCGGGCAACGCAGCCAGCCGAAGAAAAACGCGGTGGAAGGAAAAATGAACCAGGTCACGACCGATGTACTGGTCGTTGGCGGCGGCATGGCCGGGGTTTTCGCGGCGGTCAAGGCGCACGACAACGGCGCCCAGGTGCTGCTGGTCGACAAGGGTGCCGTCGGTCGCTCCGGCCAGACGCCGTTTGCCCGCGGGATTTTCCGCTTCGACGAAAAGGATGGCATCAGCCGGGCCGACTATCTCCGGCAGACCGCCGAAGCGGCGGAGCAGATGAACAATCCCGTCTACACCGAACTGCTGCTCGATCAGTCGGCCACTGTGGTCGATGAACTGGAATCCTGGGGCTTCTTCAAGGAAGCCACCTATGCCAAAGCCATGAATCATCCGCTCAGGGAACGGAACATTCCGGTGATCGAGCGCGTCGTGCTCACCCACCTGTTGGAAGACGGCGGAAAAGTGGTGGGAGCCATGGGCCTGTTTATCGATAAAAACGAGTCCATCGCCATTCATGCCAAAAGCGTCATTCTCTGCACCGGCGCCAGCGGCTTCAAACCGACCGGCTGGCAGATCGGTTCGCTTACGTCCGACGGCGACGCGATGGCCTATCGCATCGGCGCGGAAATCAGCGGCAAGGAGTGGGTGGATGGACACGGCATGACCAATTTTGGCCTTGAAGGCCTGCCTAAAACCACCTGCGCCACCACGCAGGAGATCCGCGGCATGCTCGGGGTCGAGCAGAATATTGAAGTTGAAAAGAGCGGCCCCTCTACCGGTGGCATGATGGGCCCGCCACCCGGCGGCGGTGGTCACGGTGGTGATCGACGCGGTCCGCCTCCGGGCGGCGAACGAATGGCCGGCGGGCCGGGAGGCCCTCCCGGCGGCAGCCGGAAAGGCGGCGGACCTCCCGGGGGCGGCAGCGGTAAAGGCCCGACCATGAGCGGCGGTGTGTCGGCCGGTATGTCGCAGCATAAGGCGGAAGGACTTTTTCCGCAGGACGACAAATGCTCTTCCAACATTCCCGGCCTTTATGCCGCCGGCGATTCGCTCTGTTCGATGCAGAACGGCGGGATCTACACGCAGGTCGGATCCTCGCTGGCGGGCTCCGGCGCACAGGGCGCGCTCGCCGGGAAAGCGGCCGCCGATTATGCCAAAGGCCGCGAGCTCGTCAAAGCCAGCGATGCCGTGCTGAAAACAGTTAATACCGAAATCTATGCGCCCTACCTGCGCCAAGGCGGCTTTTCGCCACAGTGGGTTACGCAGACGTTGCAGAGCGTGATGATTCCCAACTTTATCCTCTACGTAAAAGACGAAGCGCGAATGCTCGCCGCGCTCACCTACATCGAATATCTGCGCGACCACCAGGTGCCGTTGCTCATGGCCGACGATCTGCATGAACTGCGGCAGTGCCACGAGACCGCAAACATGGTGCTGAATGCCGAGATGAAGCTGCGCGCCTCGCTGATGCGCACCGAATCGCGCGGGAGCCACTACCGCGAGGACTATCCCGAGCGCAACGATAACGACTGGCTTTGCTGGATCAAGATCCGCCAAGCCGCCGACGGCGGCATGGAGCTGCTCAAGCATCCTGTTTGA
- a CDS encoding EF-hand domain-containing protein: MKTQLAILVLLAAGTAMAQRNGGNGNRQQSSGADFVTRLDKDNDGKISSDEFDGPSEHFTQLDTNGDGYIGTDEAPQGRPPRQEGQQQGQQQGQQQGQQQGQQQGEKQGGDFVTRLDKDSDGKVSKDEFDGPAEIFSELDKNSDGYLSSDEAPSGPPPRQRR, encoded by the coding sequence ATGAAGACACAACTCGCAATTCTAGTCCTGCTTGCTGCAGGAACCGCCATGGCCCAGCGCAACGGAGGAAACGGAAACCGGCAACAATCCAGCGGCGCCGATTTTGTGACGCGGTTGGACAAGGATAACGACGGGAAGATTTCATCGGACGAGTTCGATGGTCCGTCGGAACACTTCACCCAGCTCGACACGAATGGCGATGGCTATATCGGCACCGATGAAGCCCCCCAAGGGCGTCCGCCCAGGCAAGAAGGACAACAGCAGGGACAACAGCAGGGACAACAGCAGGGACAGCAGCAGGGACAGCAGCAGGGCGAGAAGCAGGGCGGCGATTTTGTGACGCGCCTGGATAAGGATAGCGACGGCAAGGTTTCCAAGGATGAGTTCGACGGTCCTGCGGAAATTTTCAGCGAACTCGATAAAAACAGCGATGGATACCTGAGTTCGGACGAAGCGCCTTCCGGCCCGCCGCCGCGGCAACGACGTTAG
- a CDS encoding IclR family transcriptional regulator, with protein sequence MVLQANREQLSEFKMTNLERGLTILELLTEYPDGLGTSEISRLLELPKNFVFRATGVLHLRGYLDRNEDSKTFAVSRKLLSMSYHVLKHTSLIEVSMPLMKSLRNEIKETVTLCTIEGEQGIVLDHVPSPHSLRLVVETGAHFQLHSSAPGKAMLAFMPEEDRNPVLAQLTFKKFTRQTITSRRAFLNALETVREVGYAVDLGEEMEGIHCISAPVCDERGVPVAALVITGPSSRFPVSLFKERGEQVRQAAGLISTKLGSSI encoded by the coding sequence ATGGTTTTGCAAGCGAATAGGGAACAGCTGTCGGAATTCAAGATGACCAATCTTGAGCGGGGTCTGACCATATTGGAACTGCTCACGGAGTATCCGGACGGGCTGGGCACGTCTGAGATTTCGCGGTTGCTCGAGTTGCCGAAAAACTTCGTTTTCCGGGCGACCGGCGTGCTGCACCTGCGGGGCTATCTGGACCGGAACGAGGATTCGAAAACCTTCGCCGTCAGCCGCAAGTTGCTTTCAATGAGCTATCATGTGCTCAAGCACACCAGCCTGATCGAGGTCTCGATGCCGCTAATGAAGTCGTTGCGCAACGAGATTAAGGAAACCGTCACGCTTTGCACCATCGAAGGGGAGCAAGGGATCGTGCTCGACCATGTGCCCAGCCCGCACTCGCTGCGGTTGGTGGTGGAAACGGGAGCCCATTTCCAGCTGCACTCTTCGGCGCCGGGCAAGGCCATGCTGGCTTTCATGCCGGAAGAAGACCGCAACCCTGTGCTCGCCCAACTGACGTTCAAAAAGTTCACCCGTCAAACCATCACCTCCCGAAGGGCGTTTCTCAATGCCTTGGAAACGGTGCGCGAGGTTGGCTACGCGGTGGATCTCGGCGAAGAGATGGAAGGTATTCACTGCATATCCGCCCCGGTTTGCGATGAGCGCGGCGTTCCCGTTGCCGCGCTTGTGATCACGGGGCCTTCCAGCCGTTTCCCGGTTTCGCTGTTCAAGGAGCGTGGCGAACAGGTCAGGCAAGCGGCAGGTCTGATTTCAACCAAGCTGGGTAGTTCAATATGA
- a CDS encoding ferric reductase-like transmembrane domain-containing protein, giving the protein MMNKWIFASLYLLFFAWAPVYLALTQEVPTRFTYQHVVLLVSLSGFGSLLGLFWLSRLLPRNAVQMRYSSTLRWHKYIGYAAGGVMLLHPFLMVARRLWVEESNPVGNFMLMLRSPLLLTGIIAWCLLLVIVVVALVRKKLPANVFRHVHGLLSIGFVGLATWHVITVGRHSSPAMSGFWIVLASGAVGALLWSYRPVRKKAKLNIYEGTANESA; this is encoded by the coding sequence ATGATGAATAAATGGATTTTCGCGTCGCTGTATCTGCTCTTCTTTGCCTGGGCCCCGGTCTATCTGGCCCTGACGCAGGAGGTTCCAACACGGTTTACCTATCAGCATGTCGTATTGCTGGTGAGTCTATCCGGTTTCGGCTCGCTGCTCGGCTTGTTCTGGCTATCGCGCCTGTTGCCGCGCAACGCGGTTCAGATGCGTTATTCCAGCACCCTGCGCTGGCATAAATACATCGGCTACGCCGCCGGGGGCGTCATGCTGCTGCATCCGTTTCTGATGGTTGCCCGCCGCCTCTGGGTGGAGGAGTCCAACCCGGTTGGCAACTTCATGCTGATGCTTCGTTCCCCCCTGCTGCTGACCGGAATCATTGCCTGGTGCTTGCTACTGGTGATCGTGGTGGTGGCGTTGGTCCGGAAAAAGCTTCCGGCCAACGTGTTCCGCCATGTGCATGGCCTGTTGTCCATCGGTTTCGTTGGCCTGGCCACCTGGCATGTCATAACGGTTGGGCGGCACAGCAGCCCGGCCATGTCGGGATTCTGGATCGTACTGGCCAGCGGCGCCGTCGGGGCGCTGCTTTGGTCCTACAGGCCCGTGCGCAAGAAAGCCAAACTAAATATCTACGAAGGAACTGCCAATGAATCCGCTTAG
- a CDS encoding PaaX family transcriptional regulator C-terminal domain-containing protein, giving the protein MWVTPRDIRPEYDDLDRAAAVDSVAFLFESRTVLGHGNQSVVEAAWNFDRIKDVHQRYCDFVNENLAFLDRAGFSDEELVRLLRMEDQAYGQSMALDPLLPAELLPNGYAGSQVFALHQELIQRIATRFQ; this is encoded by the coding sequence GTGTGGGTCACCCCGAGGGACATCCGGCCCGAATATGATGACCTCGACCGGGCGGCGGCCGTCGATAGTGTTGCGTTCCTCTTCGAATCGCGAACGGTGCTCGGCCATGGGAACCAGTCGGTGGTGGAGGCGGCTTGGAATTTCGACCGCATCAAGGATGTTCATCAACGCTACTGCGACTTCGTGAACGAGAATCTGGCCTTCTTGGATCGTGCGGGATTTTCGGACGAAGAACTGGTTCGGCTGCTGAGAATGGAAGACCAAGCCTATGGCCAGTCCATGGCGCTCGATCCGCTGCTTCCGGCTGAATTATTGCCCAATGGCTATGCCGGCAGTCAGGTTTTTGCGCTGCACCAGGAATTGATCCAGCGTATCGCAACAAGATTTCAATGA